In Notolabrus celidotus isolate fNotCel1 chromosome 22, fNotCel1.pri, whole genome shotgun sequence, one genomic interval encodes:
- the LOC117806412 gene encoding LOW QUALITY PROTEIN: leucine-rich repeat-containing protein 74A-like (The sequence of the model RefSeq protein was modified relative to this genomic sequence to represent the inferred CDS: inserted 5 bases in 4 codons) — protein sequence MSTLSFESLCLKDDELPSTNETQDTEDGTDLESDDKEESQTEMSISEVYLQTCKIVGVVPVSYFIRNLNSPTVTLSHHGLGPLGCKALAIALVPDMNINTLELADIHIQAEGAKYLVEMLIANFTIQHLVCHTANPPLDGRRAFRVIFCVTFVAKMLLDNISLKSLKHSGNGFTDDDAKYFADALSTNARIKELDLSHNEFCGKEGXHLGQLLTNNEGLEVLDLSWSHIQMKGAVVLSAGLKVNMILKHLDLSWNGLGNEGALAMGEALKFKNTXVYLNLNNNRLTNEGXCRGLEFNDTLRVLLLAYNSLTVEGALALVNVVKNTPKTALEEINICNVLINETFVHLLEVTCQEHPSRDVQYGGVGGFIAKKPLKHVDPMKVIQDYFDQRKPRLWDFFHNIDKDGTMRVPTADLRKAVQQSSIPLDPYQIEELIQRLDRDRTGMVDYRGLADTREQMMRDHRRQLRKVESRQKKEKQKSDRILKSFQSAVEAVTPRSSLVMSPGGGKEDSSGPQHFSATPLSSWHHIVMSNSSHYSVTNMSNEHIHLPMLGGTTPYHPTSSSGMRSYSQPNLLDESPCSAPGKSISXQGVRSDPEMDHSKLSPTANSLTRSRPALNAKQPVVKPKTKKVKRKKTMKRGDKGSKNSQTVK from the exons ATGTCAACACTGTCATTTGAGTCCCTCTGTTTAAAGGATGATGAACTTCCATCTACAAATGAAACCCAGGACACGGAGGATGGAACAGACTTGGAGTCAGATG ataaagaGGAAAGCCAAACAGAGATGTCGATTTCTGAAGTGTACCTCCAGACCTGTAAGATAGTGGGTGTCGTGCCAGTCTCCTATTTTATACGAAACCTGAATTCTCCAACTGTGACCCTCAGCCACCACGGGCTGGGACCTTTGGGATGCAAGGCACTTGCTATTGCTTTAGTG ccTGATATGAACATCAACACTCTGGAACTGGCAGACATTCACATCCAAGCTGAGGGAGCCAAATACCTTGTGGAGATGCTTATAGCTAATTTCACCATTCAGCACCTGGTATGCCATACTGCGAATCCACCGCTAGATGGCAGACGTGCTTTTCGAGTGATATTTTGCGTGACTTTTG ttGCTAAAATGCTGCTGGACAATATTTCACTGAAATCTCTGAAACATT CAGGGAATGGATTCACTGATGATGATGCTAAATATTTTGCAGATGCCTTATCT ACTAATGCCAGAATAAAGGAACTAGACCTGAGCCATAACGAGTTTTGTGGAAAAGAAG GACATTTGGGTCAGCTGCTTA CCAACAATGAGGGTCTTGAGGTTTTGGATCTGAGCTGGAGTCATATCCAGATGAAAGGGGCTGTGGTGCTGTCAGCTGGACTGAAG GTaaacatgattttaaaacatCTGGACTTATCATGGAATGGTTTGGGAAATGAGGGTGCTCTGGCCATGGGAGAAGCattaaaattcaaaaacac GGTGTACCTTAATCTCAACAACAACCGGCTCACCAACGAGG GTTGCAGGGGTCTGGAGTTCAATGACACACTGAGGGTCCTACTG CTGGCTTACAACTCTCTGACAGTAGAGGGAGCACTTGCTCTGGTCAATGTGGTGAAGAACACACCTAAAACTGCCCTAGAGGAGATCAACATATGT AATGTGCTGATAAATGAGACATTTGTGCATCTTCTGGAGGTGACATGTCAGGAGCATCCCAGTCGTGATGTGCAGTACGGAGGAGTCGGAGGATTCATTGCTAAGAAACCACTAAAACATGTGGATCCAATGAAAGTCATCCAG GATTACTTTGATCAGCGGAAGCCTCGTCTGTGGGACTTCTTCCATAACATTGACAAAGATGGCACCATGCGAGTCCCGACTGCTGACTTGAGGAAGGCAGTGCAG CAATCCAGTATTCCTTTGGATCCATACCAGATTGAGGAGCTGATTCAGAGGCTTGATCGTGACAGGACAGGAATGGTAGACTACAG GGGACTGGCAGATACAAGGGAACAGATGATGAGGGATCATCGCCGCCAACTGAGGAAGGTTGAGTCCCGtcagaagaaagagaagcagaagaGTGACCGCATTCTCAAGTCCTTCCAGAGCGCTGTGGAGGCCGTGACGCCCCGCAGCTCCCTGGTCATGTCACCTGGAGGAGGCAAAGAGGATTCAAGCGGCCCGCAGCACTTCTCTGCTACCCCACTCAGTTCCTGGCACCACATCGTCATGTCCAACAGCAGCCATTATTCCGTCACCAATATGAGCAATGAGCACATCCACCTGCCCATGTTAGGAGGCACCACGCCTTACCATCCTACCAGTTCCTCAGGGATGAGATCCTACTCCCAACCGAACCTGCTGGATGAGTCCCCTTGCTCTGCTCCAGGCAAGTCCATCT GCCAGGGTGTTCGTTCTGATCCAGAGATGGACCACAGCAAGCTTAGCCCCACTGCTAACAGCCTTACCAGGTCCAGGCCGGCTCTTAATGCCAAGCAGCCTGTGGTCAAACCCAAAACCAAGAaagtgaagagaaagaaaaccaTGAAACGGGGGGATAAAGGCTCAAAGAATTCACAAACTGTGAAGTGA